The DNA segment GGCAACCGCCTGATCCTCGACATGATCAAGGACGACAAGTTCGGGCTGAAGGGCTTCGACCTCGTCGAATCCAGCGAGCAGGGCATGCTGGCCCAGGTCGAGCGCGCTACCCGACGCAAGGAAGCCATCGTCTTCCTCGGCTGGGAGCCCCACCCGATGAATTCGAAGTATGAGATGAGCTATCTGTCGGGTGGCGACGACGTGTTCGGCCCCGATTTTGGCGGCGCCACGATCTACACCAACACCCGCGCCGGCTATGTCGCCGAATGCCCCAATGTCGGCACCCTGATCAAGAACCTGAAATTCTCTCTCAATGCGGAGAATGTGGTGATGGGCTACATCCTGCTCGACGCCATGGACCCCGCCAAGGCCGCGACCAAGTGGCTGAAGGCCAATCCGGCGGTTTGGGAGCCCTGGCTCGCCGGCGTGACCACGATCGACGGCAAGCCCGCGGTACCCGCGGTGAAGGCCAGCCTCGGCCTCTGATGCCCTGACACGGGCCCTTGCGCCTCAGCGGCGGCAAGGGCCCCCTCAGGCAAGATCCGGACAACGCCGCTCCGTCACACCGAAGGTCGCGCGTCGTACATGTCCGGCGGAACGTGCACAGCCGGCAGGCCACGCGCCTTCACGCCCAACCTGAAATTGAGGCCGGACCCGATGTATGACTGGCTGACCGATCACAAGATCCCGCTGGGGCTCTGGCTTAGGGACTTCGTCGACCTGCTGACGACCCACGGACAGGACTTCTTCGACCTGATCTCGCTGGTGCTCGGCACCCTCATCGACGGCATCACCGCTGCGCTGCTCTTCGTGCCGCCGCTCCTTCTGATCGCGCTGTTCGCCCTCGCCGCCTGGCTGGTGCATCGCTCGATCGGGCTCACCGTCTTCATCCTCGGCGCACTGCTGCTGGTGGCCAATCTGGGCTATTGGGAAGCGACGATGGAGACGCTCTCCCTCGTTTTCTGCGCCACACTGGTCTGCGTCGTGGTCGGAGTGCCGATCGGCATCGCCGCCGCGCATCGTCCCTGGATCTACACCGCCATCCGGCCGATCCTCGACCTCATGCAGACCATCCCGACCTTCGTTTACCTGATCCCGACGCTGGTTCTGTTCGGGCTCGGCGCGGTGCCGGGGCTGATCTCGACGGTGATCTTCTCCATTCCCGCCCCGATCCGCCTGACCCATCTCGGAATTTCTTCGGTACCACCCGCGCTTTATGAAGCGGGGAAAGCCTTCGGTGCCACCAAGACGCAGCTGCTGTTCAAGATTGAGTTGCCTCACGCACTGCCGACCATCATGGCTGGTATTACCCAGTGCATCATGCTGAGCCTTTCGATGGTGGTCATCGCGGCACTGGTCGGTGCGGATGGACTAGGCAAGCCGGTGGTGCGCGCACTCAACTCGGTCAACATCGCCATGGGCTTCGAGGCCGGCCTTGCCATCGTCGTGCTGGCGATCGTGCTGGATCGCGTGTGCAAGCGGCCCGAACGCCGCTCCCGGAAAGGGTGAGATACGCCATGCCGGCCGTGGAATTCCGCAATATCGACATCGTCTTCGGCACCGACCAGAAGCGCGCGCTAAAGCTCATCGACGAGGGCCGCACGCGCGAAGAGATCCTCTCCACGACGGGCGCCGTTCTGGGTGCGGCGGGGGTGAGCCTTGCCGTGGAGCGCGGCGAGATCTGCGTGCTGATGGGGCTTTCCGGATCGGGCAAGTCCACCATTCTGCGCGCCATAAATCGACTGAACGAGGTGGCGCGCGGCGAAGTCATCGTCGAGCACAAGGGCGCCGCGATCGATGTCGCTCACTGCGACGAGGGCACGCTGCGCGACATTCGAATGCACACGGTCTCCATGGTGTTCCAGCAGTTCGGACTGCTGCCCTGGCGCACGGTGCGTGACAATGTGGGCTTCGGTCTGGAACTGCGCGGCATGCCGGCGGCCGAGCGCACCCGTATCGTGGACGAAAAGCTCGCCATGGTCGGCCTTACCAACTGGGCCGAGAAATACACCAATGAACTCTCCGGTGGCATGCAGCAGCGCGTCGGCCTCGCTCGTGCTTTTGCGACCGATGCCGATATCCTCCTCATGGACGAACCCTTCTCGGCGCTCGACCCGCTGATCCGCGACAAGTTGCAAGACGAGTTGCTCGACCTGCAGCGGCGTATCCACAAGACCATCGTTTTCGTCAGCCACGACCTCGATGAGGCGCTCAAGCTCGGCAACAAGATCGCCATCATGGAAGGCGGGCGCATCGTCCAGGCCGGAACGGCCGAGGACATTCTGCTCCGTCCGGCCAATGAATATGTCGCCGAGTTCGTGAAGCATATGAACCCGCTCAACGTGCTGCGCGGCACCGCCGTGATGCGCCCGGCGGCGAGCCTGCCGCGCGACGGGGACACGGTGGTCCTCGACAAGGCCGGCCGCGTGAGGGTGAAGATCGATGATGAGGGTCGCCCCATCAGCATCGATCTCGACGGCCGCGCCGGCCTGCTGGCAACAGCCGATGGCGATGCCGGCACCATCGACGACAGGCTCGCGATCGCCTGCGACTGCATTGTCGCGCCCGTCGATCTTCGTCTCAAAGCCGCGATCGAGCTGAAGCGCCACACCGACCTGCCAATCCTGCTGGTCGATGACCTCGGGCGCCTCGCCGGACTGTGCGACGACGACGAAATCTATCGCGGGTTGCTGCGACGGCTCGACGGCTAGACTGCCCCCTGGGGCGCCTGTTCGGGGAGTGTTGCGTCAGGCCGCTGCGGCGGAACCGACGGCCTCGACAACATCAGCCACCACGGATTCGACAAGCGCGCGGTCATCGCCTTCGCCCATCACGCGGATCACCGGCTCCGTTCCCGAGGGACGGATCAGCAGGCGGCCATGGCTGTTCAGCTTCAGCTCGGCTGCGGCGATAGCCTTGATGACACCGTCATCCTCCAGCGGCCGCCCTTTCTTGTACCGCACATTCTTCAGTATCTGCGGCAGCGGATCGAAGCAGTGGCACACTTCCGAAACCGGCTTCTGGCGGCGCTGCACCATGGCAAGCACCTGAAGTGCGGCGACCAGCCCGTCACCCGTGGTCGAATAGTCCGACAGGATGATGTGGCCGGACTGCTCGCCACCAACATTGTAGCCATCAGCCCGCATGCGCTCCAGCACGTAGCGGTCGCCAACCGGCGTACGCACCAGCGAGAGCCCGCGACCGGCCAAATGTCGCTCAAGGCCAAGATTCGACATGACCGTAGCAACGATGCCTGCGCGCGTGAGGCGCCCCTCATCCTGGAAGCTCTCGGCAACCACAGCCATGAGCTGGTCTCCGTCGACCAGATGGCCCTTCTCATCAACGATCAGCACGCGGTCCGCGTCGCCGTCGAGCGCGATGCCAATGTCGGCGCGGACTTCGCGCACCTTCGCCATCAGCGCCTCTGGGGCGGTCGACCCGACTTCGTGGTTGATGTTGAAACCATCCGGCTTGTCACCGATGGCGATCACCTCGCAGCCGAGCTCCCACAGCGCCTCGGGGGCCACGCGGTACCCCGCGCCGTTGGCACAGTCGACCACCACGCGGATGCCCTCGAAGGACTGGTTACGCGGCAAGGTGCGCTTGGCGAACTCGATATAGCGTGCATGTACGCTCTCCAGCCGCTTGGCGCGCCCCATCTGAGCCGGTTGCGCAAGCCGGGACGACATGTCGGTATTGATGAGGTCTTCGATCTCGCTCTCAATGGCGTCCGAGAGCTTGTAGCCATCGGGCCCGAACAGCTTGATTCCATTGTCGTCAAAGGGGTTGTGCGACGCCGAAATCATTACACCGAGATCCGCCCGCATGGAATGAGTCAACATGGCGACCGCCGGCGTCGGCATCGGGCCAAGCAGCAGCACATCCATGCCGACAGAGGTGAAACCGGCGACCAACGCGTTTTCGATCATGTAGCCGGACAGGCGGGTGTCCTTGCCGATGACCACGCGATGCCGGTGCTCGCCGCGATGGAAAACGAAGCCCGCAGCCATGCCGACGCGCAGCGCCAGCTCAGGCGTGAGGATCCCGTTGGCGCGGCCGCGAATACCGTCCGTGCCAAAATATGTGCGTGCCATTCTCTGCCCCTTGAGGACCGCCCCACCTTTCGGTCCGTCGACCTTCAAACGAAAGCGTGCGCGCAGCTAACCCGCGCGCACCACTGTTTCACGTCTCTAGCACCGACGATGACGCAAAGGGTTTCACAAAGTGTAAGCACACCTTGCAACGCAACTCAGCCGTGCTCCACCGCGGCTGCCGCTGCCGCCACTTCTCGCTCGGCTTCCTCGGTGCTTCGCACGCCATTGAAGAAGGCGTTCAGTATGACCGCCGCGATAGCGGCAAGGAGAATCCCCGACTCGAGGAGGGGATGCAGCGCGTGGGGGAGGTTCTTGAAGAAGTTGGGCGCCACCTGGGGAATCATCCCGAAGCCGACCGCTACCGCGACCACGTAGAGATTGAAGCGGTTATTGCGGAAGTCGACACTGGTGAGGATACGCGCACCGGTCGCAGCCACCATCCCGAACATCACCAGACCGGCGCCGCCGAGCACGACCTGCGGCACGGCCTCGACGATCGCCGCCATCTTGGGAAGCAGCCCGAGCCCCAGCATGATCACGCCACCGGCGGCGGTCACATAGCGAGAGCGTACCCCGGTGACGCCCACAAGTCCGACATTCTGCGAGAAGGATGTGTAGGGGAAGGTGTTGAAGAGGCCGCCCAGCAGTGTGCCCACGCCATCCGCGCGCAGACCAGCCGTGAGATCAGCGCGGTCGATGCTCTTGCCCGTCATGTCGCCCAGCGCGAGAAACATGCCGAGCGATTCGATCATGACGACGATCATCACAAGGCACATCGTCAGCACAGGCACGATGTAAAACTCGGGCATGCCGAAGTGAAACGGGACGACGACGCCGAACCAATCGGCCTGCGCCACCTTCTCGAAGTGCATCACGCCGATCACGCTTGCCAGCGCGCAACCGGCAATGATGCCCAGCAGCACGGCGACATTTGCGACGAACCCCTTTCCCCACTTGGTAAGCGCGAGAATGACGACAAGCACGAACAGCGCAATCGCAAGGCCGCCGACCTGGGCGTAATTTGGGTTGGGAAAGGAGCCGCGCACGCCATCGACCACTTTGGTCACCGTCGGCAGACCGCCTCCGGCCCAGTTAATGCCGACCCTCATCAGCGAAATGCCGATCACCATGATGATCGTACCTGTCACCACAGGCGGGAACAGCGGCAGCAGCCGCGAGACGAAGGGGGCGATGACGATGCCAAAGATACCGGCGGCGATCACCGAGCCGTAGATGCCCAGAATGCCGATATCTCCCGTGGTGGCGATCGAGAGCATCGGCCCGACCGAGGCGAAGGTCACCCCCATCATGACCGGGAGACGGATACCGACACCGGGAAAGCCGAGGCTCTGGATAAGTGTGGCAAGGCCACAGACAAAAAGGTCGGCGCTGATGAGGAAGGCGACATCCTCGGGAGGAAGCTTCAGCGCCCGTCCGACGATAAGCGGCACCGCCACGGCGCCTGCATACATGACCAAAACGTGCTGCAGGCCAAGCGTGGTGAGCCGCGGCCAGGGCAGCTTCTCATCTACCGGATGCACTTTCGCTGTCATGTAACCCTCCGCTGCTGGGCCCCGGGGCGTGATTGCACCCAGTCTCGCTACGAAAGGTATTCAATGTTCATGCCATGGTGCCATGGCACCCTTCGAAAAGCTGCTTAGCGTCGAGCCCCAACACCATCGTGGCGCGGCAACCTGCCCATAAAGAAAAGCCCCGGCGCATGCGCCGGGGCTTTCGGGATTGTCACGATATTGCTGTCTCTCGTTTATGCCTGCGGCTGCGGCTCCATGCCGGCGTCGGGACGCGGAGGGCGGTTCTTGCCCGCGGTCGGCACCACCGAACCACGCGTGTGAGCCGGCTCGATGGTGGTGTCGCGCACCGGAGGCTGACCATCGAGCAGGTTGATGATCTCATCGCCCGACAGTGTCTCATACTCGAGAAGACCGCGCGCCAGAGCTTCCAGCTGCTCGAGATTCTCGGTGAGAATGCGCTTGGCCTCGACATAGCCCTCGTCGACGAGCCGGCGCACTTCGCTGTCGATCGTCTGGGCGGTCGCCTCGGAGACGTTCTGCTGGCGTTGCATCGACATGCCGAGGAACACCTCGTCCTGGTTCTCGCCATAGGCGACCTGACCCAGCTTCTCCGAGAAGCCCCAGCGGGTGACCATCATGCGGGCAAGCCTGGTCGCCTGCTCGATGTCGGACGCCGCGCCCGAGGTGACCTTGTCATGACCGAAGATCAGTTCCTCGGCGACGCGCCCGCCCATCATGATGGCAAGACGCGAGGTCATCTGCTCGTAGCTCATGGAGAGCTTGTCGCGTTCGGGCAGCTGCATAACCATGCCGAGCGCGCGGCCGCGCGGGATGATGGTGGCCTTGTGCACCGGATCCGTCGCCGGAACCTTGAGCGCAACGATGGCATGGCCGCCTTCGTGATAGGCGGTCAGCATCTTCTCGTCCTCGGTCATGACCAGCGAGCGCCGTTCCGCGCCCATCATCACCTTGTCCTTGGCATCCTCGAAGTCGCTCATCGTCACCATGCGCTTGTTGCGCCGGGCGGCCATGAGAGCTGCTTCGTTGCAGAGATTCGCAAGGTCCGCGCCGGAGAACCCGGGCGTGCCGCGGGCGATGACCTTGAGGTTCACGTCCGGTGCAATCGGCACCTTGCGGGCATGGACCTTGAGGATCTGCTCGCGACCGACGACGTCGGGGTTCGGCACGATGACCTGACGGTCGAAACGGCCAGGACGCAACAGTGCAGGATCCAGCACGTCCGGGCGGTTGGTCGCAGCGATGAGAATGATGCCCTCATTCGCCTCGAAGCCATCCATCTCGACGAGGAGCTGGTTCAGCGTCTGCTCGCGCTCGTCGTTGCCGCCGCCAAGGCCAGCACCGCGATGACGGCCGACTGCATCGATTTCATCGATGAAGATGATGCAGGGCGCATTCTTCTTCGCCTGCTCGAACATGTCGCGCACACGGGACGCGCCGACACCCACGAACATCTCGACGAAGTCCGAGCCGGAGATCGTGAAGAACGGCACATTCGCCTCGCCGGCGATGGCGCGGGCGAGCAGGGTCTTACCCGTGCCGGGCGGGCCAACGAGGAGCACGCCGCGCGGGATGCGCCCGCCGAGCCGCTGGAATTTCTGCGGATCGCGCAGGAATTCCACGATCTCCGTCAGATCGCTCTTCGCCTCGTCAATGCCCGCGACGTCCTCGAAGGTGACCCGGCCATGTGCCTCCGTCAGCAGCTTGGCCCGGCTCTTTCCGAAGCCCATGGCCTTGCCACCCGCACCCTGCATCTGGCGCGAGAGGAAGATCCACACGCCGATCAGCGCGATGAAGGGCAGCCAGGAGATCAGCAGGCTGACAAACCACGGGACATTGTCCTGCTGCGGTTTGGCCGTGATCGAAACGCCCTTGCCATACAGCCGCTGGACCAGCGAGGGGTCATTCGGCGAATAGGTCTGGAAGGCGCGGCCATCGGTGAAGGAGCCGGTGATCTCCGGGCCCTGGATAACGACGTCACGCACGCGGCCCTGATCGACCTCGTTAAGAAGCTGCGAGAAGCTAATATCGTTCGCCGCCTGGCGCTGAGCCGGATTCTGGAACAGCGAAAAAAGCGCCAGGAGCAGCAGAACGATGATCACCCACAGGGCAAAATTCCGGATATTGGCGTTCATCTCGTTCCTTTCGGCGCCGGTTATCGGCCGACGCGCGCGGGTTCCGCCGGCGCTGGCGGACCTCCCTTTTCGCACCGTAATTTAGGTCTGCCATTGATGCTTGCCAAGATGCCGTGGAAAAAGCGGTTCCCAGCACGCGCACATTCGCGTCAGAAAGCTGGATTTGTGCACCACAAAACCAGCATCGCTCAGCTTTTTACCATACGACGAGGCGGCGCGCGGCGTACCACGATATGTGCGCGGCGAGCGCGGATCAGCGCGCCGGCGAGGGTACGCGCCCCAGTTCCCGTGGCCGGCAGGGCGACAAGCCAGTCGTGAACGGCTTCCAGCTTCGCGAGTTCAACCGGCCCGTCCCCGACCTCCTGCACCACCCGACCCATGAGACGCAGGCCGATCTCGGGCGGCAGGGCGAGCAAGGCGCCACGTCCGAGGGCGATACCCTCGCCGTCCACGGACCACAGGTCCGCGGCGGCCGCGTCAACCGCGCTTTCGAGCGCCGCATCGGCGCGCGCCAGGCGTGAGGCAAGGCGGGACAGACGGTTCGCATCAAGCCCCTCCCGCGCCAACGTCGGCATCAATGCCCGCAACCTCGCGCGCGCGAATCGCGGATCGGCATTGGAAGGGTCCACCACAAAGTCGACGCCAGCGGTGGCGCAGATCGCCAGGAGGTCGTCCTTCGCCCAGCCCAATAGCGGACGCAGCAGCGCCACCCCGCCAAGCTCACGCGTCGCAGGGATTCCGGCGAGTCCTGAAAGTCCAGAGCCACGCATCAGGCGGAACAGTACGGTCTCCGCCTGGTCGTCGCGGGTATGGGCGGTGACAATGCCATCGGCGTCGATGGCGCGCGCATGAGCGAGAAGCGCCTCGTAGCGTCCATTGCGCGCCGCTTCCTGCAGGCCGGAAGACGTCAGCCGTGTCGGCAGGTCCAGCACCGCGTGGGACAGGCCAAGCTGTCGTGCCAGTCGGCCGACGGCCTCGGCCTCTTCGCGGGCCTCGGGTCTCAGGCCATGATCCACGGTGGCGACAGCCAGGGCAGGCCCGTCCGGCCGCGCCGCACACCATTTCCGGGCGAGCAGCATCAGCGCCGTCGAGTCAGGACCGCCCGACACCGCAAGAAGCACCCGGCGGCGATCGTGGAGGGACGCGAAGATGGCTGCGAGCGCGCGCTCGTCGGGAAAGACGGGAATCGACGCCGGCCTAGCAGCCGGCACGCTTCTGCTCCTGCGCCACACCCTGCTTGATGGTCGTGGAGGCGCGCGGGTACTTGTTGTTCACGGCATTGAGCGTCGCGCAGGCGGCGTCCTTCTCGCCGATCGCTGCGAGGGACTGGCCAAGCCGCAGCAGCGCATCCGGCGCCTTTACCGCGTTTGGATAGTCGGTCGAAACCTTGAGGAAATTCTGCGCAGCCTCCTTGTAGGATTTGCGCAGATACTGCGTTTCGCCGAGCCAGTAATAGGCGTCAGGGGCAGCGCGGTCATTGGGATAGAGCTGGATGAACTGCTCGAAAGCCTGGCCAGACTGCGCATAATCCTGCTGCAGCATGTAGCCATAGGCTGCATCGTACAGGTCCTTCGGGCTACCCGCAGGCGGCATTGCCGCGGTGCCAGCAACCGATCCCGACAGCGCTCCAAGGTCCATCGGCGTACCTGGAGCCATGCTCGGCGCCGGACCGGAAGGCGCGGTCGTACCGAGAGGACGTGGCGCGCCGGGAGCCGAGGGCTGGGCAGCGGGATCGAACACATCCGCGCGGCGATTGGGATCGGGCATGGCCGGGGGAACGCCGGCGCCACCCGCAGGCGCCACACCGCCGCCCTGCAACGCCCGCAGCTGGTTTTCGAGCTGCTGGTTCCGGTACTGCAATTCCTCGATCTGGCCCGTCATAAGCCGAAGCTGGCTTTCGAACCGATCCATCCGCGCCGATACGGAGCCCTGCGCGTCGGCCTCCGTGGCCGCAGAGCCGGTATTTCCCGAGCGCACCTGCCCCGGCGGTTTGAACAGATTACCGAAGAAGTCATTCGTCGCTTGCGCCTGCGCGCCACTCCAGGCGACGGGCGCTGTCGCCGCGAAACCGGCAAGCAGCAGAACAGCAGAAAGGCGGGGAGCACGGGACATAATGGTCACTACTGAAGGCTTCGATACAGGCAACGGGACATGCCTTGGCAAAGACGGATCAACCTCGCGGGCATCCGCATGATAGCGGAACATAGGTGAGTGATCGCGTCCAAAGTGTGACCCGGCGCCGGTATCCGCCCCGGCGGAACCTGACCTCACGCCCTCGGGCAACAGGCTGGGCAACTAGACCCTACACCTGAAGCCCGCGCCGTGAAGCGGCCCCTGAACTCAGGAGCCGGTCGCGTTCAGCACCGTCACCACGCGCCGGTTCTGCGACCAGCAGGAGATATCGTTGCACACTGCCACCGGGCGCTCCTTGCCGTAGGAGATGGTGCGCATACGGTTGGCATCGACGCCGCGGGAGACGAGATAATCGCGCACGCTCTGCGCACGGCGTGCGCCGAGTGCGATGTTGTATTCGCGCGTGCCGCGTTCGTCGGCATGGCCTTCGATGGTGAAGGTGTACTTCGAATAGTGGTTCAGCCACTGCGCCTGCTTGTCGAGTGTCTGCGCCGCCTGCGGCGACACGTCGGACTGGTCGCTTTCGAAGAACACGCGGTCACCGACCGAGACGATGAATTCCTGCGGGCTGCCCGGAGGCGCGGAACCAAGCGCCTGACCCGCGCCATCCATCGGATTCTTCGCGCAGGCCGCCGCGAGCATCGCAAAGCCGATGATAAAGGCGACGCGCGCTCCGCCCCACTGGCGCAACATACGGATCATGACCGCTGACTCCTAAATTCCCTGACCGGGCGCCCCGATCTAGCGTGATTGCGTTAATGGATGGCCCGTCAACCTTTACGGAACCTTGCCCAATTGCGTCGAAACCGCGACCATGGCTTAAACCATCTCTTATGGTTAATCGTTCCCAAACGCGCTCTATGAACGCAGGGGCGACCAGGCAGGATCGGACGCGTAGCTTGGAGTCGGCACTCGCTGCTCGTTGTAGCCGGTAATGTCGACCGTGTAGAGCTGGGGTCCCGCCGCCCCGCCAGGATCGCGGAAGAACATGATCACGCGCCCGTTCGGAGCGAAGGTCGGCCCTTCATTGTGATAGCCCTCGGTCAGAATACGCTCGCCCGTGCCGTCCGGACTCATAATGCCAATGGCGAAACGACCCTGGGCCTGTTTGGTGAAGGCGATGACGTCACCCCGCGGTGACCACACCGGCGTCGAATAGCGCCCGTCGCCAAACGAAATGCGGTGCGGGTTCGAGCCGTCGGGATTCATCACGTAAATCTGCGAGGTCCCACCGCGATCGCTCTCGAAGCAGATCTGCGAGCCATCGGGTGAATAGCATGGCGCGGTATCGATCGCCGCCGTGTCCGTGAGCCGCGTCGTCGCCTTGGACCTCAAATCCATGACAAAGATGTTGGAATTACTTCCCTGCTGAAGGGACAGGATGACCCTCTGACCATCGGGCGCGAAGCGTGGCGAGAAGCTCATATTCGGGAAGTTGCCGACCACTTCCCGCTGGCCGTTCTCGATGTTGAGCAGGTAGACGCGCGGTTCGCCGCCGCCATAGCTCATATAGGTGATTTCCTGGCTGGTCGGCGAGAAACGCGGCGTCAGGACAAGGTCGTCGCCGCGTGTGAGATACGTCACATTGGCGCCGTCCTGGTCCATGATGGCGAGGCGTTTGATCCGCTTTTCCTTCGGCCCGCTCTCGTCGACGAAGACGATGCGCGTGTCGAAATAGCCCTTTTCGCCGGTAAGGCGCTCATAGATCGCGTCGGCGATGATATGGGCGACGCGGCGCCAGTTCTCCGGCTGGGTGAAGTACTGCTGTCCGATGAGCTGCTGGCCGGCAAAGACGTCCCACAGGCGGAACTCGGCCTTCACGCGCCCGTCGGGCTGGCGGGTCATGCGGCCGGTGACCAGTGCCTGCGCGTTGATCACACGCCAGTCCTGGAAGCGCGGCGAGGTGTCGGGATTGGTGATCTTCTCGACAAAGGCGGCCGGATCGATCGGCGCGAACAGGCCGGAGCGGCGAAGATCGGCAGTAATGATCTGCGTCACCCCCTTGCCCGCTTCCACGTCCTGCGGGCTGCTACCGCCGACGAAATCGGTGATGGCAATAGGCAGCGGCTGCACCGATCCGCCGGTCACGTCGAGCTTGAGCACCGCTTCTGCCGGGCGTGTAAGCAGACCAAGACCGGTGAGCGCACCGGCACCGGCCAGGAGACCGCGCCGGCCAATGAGGTGACCCGAACGGCCGGAACGGACAATGTGACTCATAATATCGATCTCAATGTTAACCGCTGACGGCGAATGCCCGTCCCAAACGTCTGCTGTCGAATCACTTTCTGTGCTGCCCAGGAAACAGCACATTCTGGCAACAGCGCGGATGCCAGGCCGACCGGCGCCACATGCATCACTGAATCCATGACGGATCGAAGGTCAGCTGCATTTCACGCCAGACGTCGTATTTGTCGGCGGAAAGCATCGGAAACGGGTTGGGCTGCTGTGCGGCAGCATAAATGGCGCGCTCGACGCTTTCCCTCATCTGCGGCGCATAGGGGTTCGAGGCGTCCTCGATTCCCACCACTTCAGGACGAGCGATCAGCGTACGGTTCGGGCTCAGCTGCACCACGACGATCACCTTGACCCGGCTGACATTGGCCGCACCCGTCGGCATGTGCCAGAAGCGCGCGAGATACGCTCTCAGCGCGTCGAGTTCGGTCTGTGAGAGCGTAGGGGCATAGCCTGTGGACGCACCGAGTGAACTGGTGTTGTTGATGGTGTCGCCGATCGACGCCATGCGCCGGGCTTCCTGCTTGTTGAGCAGGGCGGCGATATCGTTGGGGTTGAATTCCTTCTGATCGCTCGGCGGCGCCTGCACGACCTTGGGCGGTATGTTCTTGGGCTTTCTCGGAGGCGCGGGCGCGGGCTTGGCCTGCGCGGTCTCCTCGGGCTTGGGCTGATCGTCTTTCTTGGGCTCCGGCGGCTTGGCCGCAAGCGCCTCGGCATCCTTGGGCGGCGCCGGCTCGGGCTTGGCCTCGGCCTGTGCGGCAGGCGGCTTCGGCTCAGCCGGTTTGGCTTCCTCGGGCGGCGGGGGCGGCGGCGCGGCGGCTTCCTTGGCAGCCTTGATTTCCGGCTTGTCCTCGACCTTGGCTTCAAGATTCTCGGCAGGCTTGGGCTTGTCCTCGACCTTCTCGACCACCGGCTTGGGCGCCTCGGCCTTCGGCGCATCCTTCTTGCCCGCCATCATCTGCGACATCTCGGCGTCGGAAATGATGTCGATCGGCATCGACTCGACCGGCGGTACCTCGAACGGATTGGCCGAAGAGAACGACACCGCCATGAAGCCGATGATGCCCGCGTG comes from the Ancylobacter pratisalsi genome and includes:
- the choW gene encoding choline ABC transporter permease subunit, which translates into the protein MYDWLTDHKIPLGLWLRDFVDLLTTHGQDFFDLISLVLGTLIDGITAALLFVPPLLLIALFALAAWLVHRSIGLTVFILGALLLVANLGYWEATMETLSLVFCATLVCVVVGVPIGIAAAHRPWIYTAIRPILDLMQTIPTFVYLIPTLVLFGLGAVPGLISTVIFSIPAPIRLTHLGISSVPPALYEAGKAFGATKTQLLFKIELPHALPTIMAGITQCIMLSLSMVVIAALVGADGLGKPVVRALNSVNIAMGFEAGLAIVVLAIVLDRVCKRPERRSRKG
- the choV gene encoding choline ABC transporter ATP-binding protein, with protein sequence MPAVEFRNIDIVFGTDQKRALKLIDEGRTREEILSTTGAVLGAAGVSLAVERGEICVLMGLSGSGKSTILRAINRLNEVARGEVIVEHKGAAIDVAHCDEGTLRDIRMHTVSMVFQQFGLLPWRTVRDNVGFGLELRGMPAAERTRIVDEKLAMVGLTNWAEKYTNELSGGMQQRVGLARAFATDADILLMDEPFSALDPLIRDKLQDELLDLQRRIHKTIVFVSHDLDEALKLGNKIAIMEGGRIVQAGTAEDILLRPANEYVAEFVKHMNPLNVLRGTAVMRPAASLPRDGDTVVLDKAGRVRVKIDDEGRPISIDLDGRAGLLATADGDAGTIDDRLAIACDCIVAPVDLRLKAAIELKRHTDLPILLVDDLGRLAGLCDDDEIYRGLLRRLDG
- the glmM gene encoding phosphoglucosamine mutase: MARTYFGTDGIRGRANGILTPELALRVGMAAGFVFHRGEHRHRVVIGKDTRLSGYMIENALVAGFTSVGMDVLLLGPMPTPAVAMLTHSMRADLGVMISASHNPFDDNGIKLFGPDGYKLSDAIESEIEDLINTDMSSRLAQPAQMGRAKRLESVHARYIEFAKRTLPRNQSFEGIRVVVDCANGAGYRVAPEALWELGCEVIAIGDKPDGFNINHEVGSTAPEALMAKVREVRADIGIALDGDADRVLIVDEKGHLVDGDQLMAVVAESFQDEGRLTRAGIVATVMSNLGLERHLAGRGLSLVRTPVGDRYVLERMRADGYNVGGEQSGHIILSDYSTTGDGLVAALQVLAMVQRRQKPVSEVCHCFDPLPQILKNVRYKKGRPLEDDGVIKAIAAAELKLNSHGRLLIRPSGTEPVIRVMGEGDDRALVESVVADVVEAVGSAAAA
- a CDS encoding choline ABC transporter substrate-binding protein, with amino-acid sequence MRTLKFRPVKLFVAAALGLTLALPSLHAEAAEPAACKTVRFADVGWTDITATTAITSSILEALGYTTKTQVLSVPVTYKSMQTKDIDVFLGNWMPTMEADLAPYREDKTVEVIGVNLEGAKYTLAVPTYLYNEGLKSFADIGKFKKQLDGKIYGIEPGNDGNRLILDMIKDDKFGLKGFDLVESSEQGMLAQVERATRRKEAIVFLGWEPHPMNSKYEMSYLSGGDDVFGPDFGGATIYTNTRAGYVAECPNVGTLIKNLKFSLNAENVVMGYILLDAMDPAKAATKWLKANPAVWEPWLAGVTTIDGKPAVPAVKASLGL
- a CDS encoding nucleobase:cation symporter-2 family protein — encoded protein: MTAKVHPVDEKLPWPRLTTLGLQHVLVMYAGAVAVPLIVGRALKLPPEDVAFLISADLFVCGLATLIQSLGFPGVGIRLPVMMGVTFASVGPMLSIATTGDIGILGIYGSVIAAGIFGIVIAPFVSRLLPLFPPVVTGTIIMVIGISLMRVGINWAGGGLPTVTKVVDGVRGSFPNPNYAQVGGLAIALFVLVVILALTKWGKGFVANVAVLLGIIAGCALASVIGVMHFEKVAQADWFGVVVPFHFGMPEFYIVPVLTMCLVMIVVMIESLGMFLALGDMTGKSIDRADLTAGLRADGVGTLLGGLFNTFPYTSFSQNVGLVGVTGVRSRYVTAAGGVIMLGLGLLPKMAAIVEAVPQVVLGGAGLVMFGMVAATGARILTSVDFRNNRFNLYVVAVAVGFGMIPQVAPNFFKNLPHALHPLLESGILLAAIAAVILNAFFNGVRSTEEAEREVAAAAAAVEHG